In Nitratireductor basaltis, the following are encoded in one genomic region:
- a CDS encoding MerR family transcriptional regulator — protein MLTIGKLGEAAGVKVPTIRYYEQIGLLLEPERSAGNQRLYGQSALDRLAFIRHARELGFPLDAIRDLLSLSDEPDQSCAAADVIAKKQLTAVKARIARLTALKAELERMITQCAQGTVADCRVIEVLSDHSHCAQDHRTSEAAE, from the coding sequence ATGCTCACCATCGGAAAATTGGGTGAGGCGGCCGGCGTAAAGGTTCCGACGATCCGCTACTACGAGCAGATCGGGCTCCTGCTGGAGCCGGAGCGCAGCGCCGGAAACCAGCGGCTCTATGGGCAGTCGGCACTGGATCGGCTGGCCTTCATCCGCCACGCGCGCGAGCTCGGGTTTCCGCTGGACGCTATCCGGGACCTTCTGAGCCTCTCCGATGAGCCCGATCAATCCTGCGCAGCCGCCGACGTCATCGCGAAGAAACAGCTCACCGCCGTCAAGGCCCGGATCGCGCGGCTCACAGCGCTGAAGGCAGAGCTCGAGCGCATGATCACGCAGTGCGCACAGGGCACCGTGGCCGACTGCCGCGTGATCGAGGTGCTGAGCGATCACTCACATTGCGCGCAGGACCACAGGACGTCCGAGGCCGCCGAATGA
- a CDS encoding heavy metal translocating P-type ATPase yields MTASDSATYEWTVSGMDCASCASKVRGAVERLPGVSDVDVALMTERLRLTLDEGQTPRDQIEAIVKRLGYGIAAKGSSPDRKRFVLPEGEQASRADRSRDGAGLDPDTGSTEPESGPAPGSRWFQTAKGRLVIGTGLLLAAAWAVKLLASQDVATWAFVLATLIGVAPIARRAVASARAGMPFTIEMLMTIAATGALVINAAEEAALVVFLFAVGEVLEGVAANKARDGIRALARLVPKTALLEVAGRTRMIPADQLEVDQIVLVRPGDRVPADGEVIEGTSGVDESAVTGESVPKLKDPGAPVFAGSINSEAALRVRVTKSAEDNTIARIIRLVEEAESARAPTERFIDRFSRIYMPAVVGVAVLVAIIPPLAFAQAWDTWIYRALALLLIGCPCALVISVPASIASALSSGARRGLLMKGGAVIEAAAATTHVAFDKTGTLTYGRPRVTDVVPISGSGTEVLALAAAVEAGSSHPLAEAILSRAEAAGAPSLAATAAKALPGKGAEAVVEGEPAWVGSPRFADERGLLDDHARGAVVRMEDEGKTVVAVFRRSQLVGLVALRDEPREDAARAVQQLKALGIASVMLTGDNRRTAAAISAGLGIEHRAELMPEDKVAAIREMTATGHVMMVGDGINDAPALATAHIGVAMGSGTDVALETADAAILRNRVTDVAGKIRLARAAMTNIRQNVAIALGLKAVFLVTTIFGITGLWIAILADTGATVLVTLNALQLLAFDPEREA; encoded by the coding sequence ATGACGGCGAGCGACAGTGCAACCTACGAGTGGACGGTCTCAGGAATGGACTGTGCGTCATGCGCCAGCAAGGTCCGGGGTGCGGTCGAACGCCTGCCCGGCGTGAGCGACGTCGATGTGGCGCTGATGACCGAGCGGCTTCGGCTGACTCTCGATGAAGGGCAGACCCCTCGCGACCAGATCGAGGCGATCGTCAAGCGGCTCGGTTATGGGATCGCGGCGAAAGGATCGAGCCCCGACCGGAAACGCTTCGTACTGCCGGAGGGCGAACAAGCGTCCCGTGCGGACCGCTCGCGGGATGGCGCAGGACTCGATCCCGACACTGGATCGACAGAGCCCGAGAGCGGCCCCGCGCCCGGTTCGCGTTGGTTTCAGACCGCGAAGGGCAGACTGGTGATCGGCACCGGGCTCCTCCTCGCGGCGGCATGGGCCGTGAAACTGCTCGCTTCCCAGGACGTGGCGACCTGGGCGTTCGTCCTCGCCACGCTCATCGGTGTCGCCCCAATCGCGCGCCGCGCCGTGGCGTCCGCCCGAGCGGGCATGCCGTTCACGATCGAGATGCTGATGACCATCGCCGCCACCGGCGCGCTCGTCATCAATGCTGCGGAGGAAGCGGCGCTGGTCGTCTTCCTCTTCGCCGTCGGGGAGGTTTTGGAAGGCGTCGCGGCAAACAAGGCCCGCGACGGAATTCGGGCGCTTGCTCGCCTGGTCCCGAAGACCGCACTCCTGGAAGTCGCCGGCAGGACACGAATGATACCGGCCGACCAGCTGGAGGTGGACCAGATCGTTCTGGTGCGCCCGGGGGACCGGGTCCCTGCAGACGGCGAGGTCATCGAGGGCACCTCCGGTGTCGACGAGAGCGCCGTCACGGGTGAGAGCGTACCGAAGCTGAAGGACCCCGGCGCGCCTGTCTTTGCAGGCTCCATCAATTCCGAGGCGGCGCTGCGTGTCCGGGTCACCAAGTCGGCCGAGGACAACACCATCGCCCGCATCATCCGGCTGGTCGAGGAAGCGGAAAGCGCCCGGGCGCCGACCGAGCGCTTCATCGACCGTTTCAGCCGCATCTACATGCCCGCAGTCGTCGGGGTTGCGGTGCTGGTGGCGATCATTCCGCCCCTCGCGTTCGCGCAAGCCTGGGATACCTGGATCTACCGCGCGCTCGCGCTGCTCTTGATCGGATGTCCCTGCGCGCTGGTGATTTCAGTGCCGGCTTCCATCGCCTCTGCGCTTTCTTCCGGCGCGCGGCGCGGACTCCTGATGAAGGGAGGCGCCGTGATCGAGGCCGCGGCGGCCACCACGCATGTCGCATTCGACAAGACCGGGACCCTGACCTACGGGCGGCCGCGCGTCACGGACGTTGTGCCGATCTCGGGATCGGGAACGGAGGTGCTGGCGCTGGCTGCCGCCGTCGAAGCGGGGTCGAGCCATCCTCTGGCGGAAGCGATCTTGTCGCGCGCGGAAGCTGCGGGAGCGCCGTCCCTGGCGGCGACCGCCGCCAAAGCGCTCCCCGGCAAAGGGGCCGAAGCAGTCGTTGAGGGTGAACCCGCCTGGGTAGGCTCTCCACGGTTCGCGGATGAACGCGGCCTGCTCGACGACCACGCGCGCGGGGCGGTGGTCCGCATGGAGGATGAAGGCAAGACAGTCGTCGCGGTCTTCCGCCGGAGCCAGCTTGTCGGACTCGTCGCGCTCCGGGACGAACCCCGAGAGGATGCCGCCCGCGCGGTGCAGCAACTCAAGGCGCTTGGCATCGCGTCGGTGATGCTGACCGGCGACAACCGGCGCACGGCAGCAGCCATTTCCGCTGGGCTGGGCATTGAGCATCGCGCCGAACTGATGCCTGAAGACAAGGTCGCGGCGATCCGTGAGATGACGGCCACGGGCCATGTCATGATGGTGGGCGACGGCATCAATGATGCCCCTGCGCTCGCCACCGCCCACATCGGCGTGGCCATGGGCTCGGGAACGGATGTCGCGCTCGAAACCGCGGACGCTGCGATCCTGCGCAATCGGGTGACCGACGTAGCCGGCAAGATTCGGCTTGCTCGCGCAGCCATGACGAACATCAGGCAGAACGTGGCAATCGCGCTCGGACTCAAGGCGGTGTTTCTGGTGACCACCATCTTCGGGATCACCGGGCTCTGGATAGCGATCCTCGCCGATACCGGCGCGACGGTGCTCGTCACGCTGAATGCGCTGCAGCTTCTTGCGTTTGATCCGGAACGTGAGGCCTGA
- a CDS encoding ion channel, with amino-acid sequence MLAFVGLLALHTIEILAFAAVYRALQGWGVGGLDGSYDPCWSGLIYFPGVNFATLGYTQIEASGPIRMVNMMQSLGGFMVLTWSATFLYSVCERASRE; translated from the coding sequence ATGTTGGCGTTCGTCGGGCTGCTCGCGCTCCACACGATTGAAATCCTGGCTTTCGCCGCAGTCTACAGGGCGCTGCAGGGCTGGGGCGTGGGAGGCCTCGACGGCAGCTACGACCCATGCTGGAGCGGCCTGATCTACTTCCCCGGCGTCAACTTCGCCACGCTCGGGTACACGCAGATCGAGGCAAGCGGGCCGATACGGATGGTCAACATGATGCAGTCGCTCGGCGGCTTCATGGTGCTGACATGGTCGGCGACGTTCCTCTACTCGGTCTGCGAACGGGCCTCGCGCGAGTAG
- a CDS encoding c-type cytochrome, which translates to MKKALRNTVGIGLVVGGVILAVFAGWRYAGTASTAGASADIIAQGRQIYADQCAACHGAELEGQPDWRSPLPSGRLPAPPHDASGHTWHHPDDVLFRIVKEGTAAVVGGGYESDMPGFADVLSDSEIRAVLDYIKSTWPERERRYQERVSEAN; encoded by the coding sequence TTGAAAAAAGCTCTTCGAAATACTGTCGGGATCGGTCTGGTCGTCGGAGGTGTGATCCTCGCGGTCTTTGCTGGCTGGCGTTATGCCGGTACCGCATCCACCGCCGGGGCGTCGGCGGACATCATCGCGCAAGGACGCCAGATCTATGCGGATCAGTGCGCCGCCTGCCACGGCGCGGAACTGGAGGGCCAGCCGGACTGGCGCTCGCCGCTTCCGTCCGGCCGGTTGCCGGCGCCACCCCACGACGCCAGCGGCCACACCTGGCACCATCCTGACGACGTCCTGTTCCGCATCGTTAAGGAAGGCACCGCCGCCGTGGTCGGCGGCGGATACGAGAGCGACATGCCGGGCTTCGCAGACGTACTGAGCGATTCCGAAATCCGCGCCGTTCTCGACTACATCAAGAGCACATGGCCAGAGCGCGAGCGCCGATACCAGGAGAGGGTGTCGGAGGCAAACTGA
- a CDS encoding multicopper oxidase family protein, with product MNMLSRRGFLAASAAAIGAAHLPRIAFAQGVAPISLSAATRTLDIDGRAATVFGLAGPGGQGLILDPGQRFRVDLTNDLDVGTIIHWHGQIPPNAQDGVPDMPMPLLAPGETRSYDFEARPGTHWMHSHVPTQEMQLLAAPLIVRSAEDVAADRQDVVMFLHDFSFKAPEEVLADISGGHGGGHGAGHGAGAEPDQGAPMGGMGAMQGMDHGAMGHGVMGGMPMGNMPGMGGMMGMGGQMGGMAMDLNDYDWDAYLANDRTLSDPEVVQVERGGRIRLRVINAAAATVFWIDTGVAEARLVAVDGHAVQHFGGSRFGLAMGQRLDIEIDLPNEGGAWPILALREGARERTGLILATQGAEVRRLDAMAGSEAPAFDTDLAQEARLIALDALPDRPVDRSQMLMLGGSMQPYVWTINGTVWGQHQPITARSDERVGLSFHNMSMMAHPMHLHGHVFQVVGLNGRRVAGALRDTVHVPPMSMVDVALDVGEAARWMLHCHHMPHLATGMMTEFAVTASV from the coding sequence ATGAACATGCTTTCTCGACGCGGCTTTCTTGCCGCAAGTGCGGCCGCCATTGGCGCTGCACACTTGCCCCGCATCGCCTTCGCGCAAGGGGTGGCGCCGATCAGCCTCTCCGCCGCGACCCGGACCCTCGATATCGACGGGCGCGCGGCAACGGTCTTTGGCCTTGCCGGCCCCGGCGGTCAGGGGCTGATCCTCGACCCCGGCCAGAGGTTCCGGGTCGATCTGACCAACGACCTGGACGTCGGTACCATCATCCACTGGCACGGACAGATCCCGCCCAACGCGCAGGACGGTGTGCCGGACATGCCGATGCCCCTCCTCGCACCGGGTGAAACCCGATCCTACGACTTCGAGGCGCGGCCCGGCACCCACTGGATGCACAGCCATGTGCCAACCCAGGAGATGCAGCTGCTCGCCGCGCCGCTGATCGTGCGCTCGGCCGAGGACGTTGCTGCCGACCGGCAGGACGTCGTGATGTTCCTGCATGACTTCTCCTTCAAGGCCCCCGAGGAGGTTCTGGCGGATATCAGCGGTGGCCATGGAGGCGGACACGGCGCAGGCCATGGTGCCGGTGCGGAGCCCGATCAAGGCGCTCCCATGGGAGGCATGGGGGCGATGCAGGGCATGGATCACGGAGCCATGGGCCATGGCGTCATGGGCGGCATGCCGATGGGCAACATGCCCGGAATGGGCGGGATGATGGGTATGGGCGGCCAGATGGGCGGCATGGCCATGGACCTGAACGACTATGACTGGGATGCCTATCTCGCCAATGACCGGACCCTGTCGGACCCGGAGGTGGTCCAGGTCGAGCGCGGTGGCCGCATCCGGCTTCGGGTCATCAACGCCGCCGCGGCGACGGTATTCTGGATCGACACCGGAGTTGCTGAGGCGCGGCTGGTCGCGGTGGACGGGCACGCTGTCCAGCATTTCGGGGGCTCGCGGTTCGGGCTGGCGATGGGCCAGCGTCTGGACATCGAGATCGACCTGCCGAACGAAGGCGGCGCCTGGCCGATCCTTGCACTGCGGGAAGGCGCGCGGGAACGCACCGGCCTGATCCTCGCCACGCAGGGTGCCGAAGTGCGGCGTCTCGATGCCATGGCGGGGTCCGAGGCGCCCGCGTTCGACACCGATCTGGCGCAGGAGGCGCGCCTCATCGCGCTGGACGCTCTGCCGGATCGACCCGTGGACCGCAGCCAGATGCTGATGCTGGGCGGTTCGATGCAACCTTATGTCTGGACGATCAACGGGACCGTCTGGGGCCAGCACCAGCCGATCACCGCACGCAGCGATGAGCGGGTCGGGCTGTCGTTCCACAACATGTCGATGATGGCCCACCCGATGCATCTGCACGGGCATGTGTTCCAGGTCGTCGGGCTGAACGGGCGTCGGGTCGCCGGTGCACTGCGCGACACGGTTCACGTGCCACCGATGTCGATGGTCGATGTCGCCCTCGATGTCGGTGAGGCCGCCCGATGGATGCTGCATTGCCACCACATGCCGCACCTTGCGACGGGGATGATGACCGAGTTCGCGGTCACGGCGTCCGTCTGA
- a CDS encoding DUF302 domain-containing protein, protein MTYTINRMFPDAGIDDVDARARKALADHGFGILTEIDVKATMKKKLDIEMPAYRILGACNPKMAHQAIGIEPRVGAMLPCNVILREVEDGVEVSAIDPVASMQAIKNAELTAVAGEVRDLLAKAVEAI, encoded by the coding sequence TTGACCTACACGATCAATCGAATGTTCCCTGACGCCGGTATCGACGACGTCGATGCTCGCGCGCGGAAGGCCCTCGCCGACCACGGTTTCGGCATCCTGACCGAGATCGACGTCAAGGCGACGATGAAGAAGAAGCTAGATATCGAGATGCCCGCCTACCGCATCCTCGGCGCCTGCAATCCCAAGATGGCGCATCAGGCCATCGGGATCGAGCCGCGCGTTGGTGCGATGCTGCCCTGCAACGTCATCCTGCGCGAAGTCGAGGATGGCGTGGAAGTCAGCGCTATCGACCCTGTGGCGTCGATGCAGGCGATCAAGAACGCCGAACTGACGGCCGTGGCGGGCGAGGTGCGCGACCTCCTGGCGAAAGCCGTCGAGGCGATCTGA